The genome window ACTTTCGTCGTGAGAAAAATTTCGTTCCGCCTCGTTTTCATGACCTTGCCGAGCGTTTCCTCGCACACACCGTTCATGTACCCATGGGCGGTATCGAAATAATTTATTCCGGAATCGATGGCGGCGTTGATGAGTTCCCCGTCGCCGATATGGAGCACGCCGAATCCTATTTCGGTGGCACGGTGCCCTGTTGATCCGAGATCGCGGTAAAAGATACGGCTGAATGACGGGGGCTCGGCGGCATAAGCGTCAAAACCCGAACGTCCCCCGGCGGTAAATCCGATACCTGCTGCAGCGCCTCCGAGCGCCGCCTGTTTCAGAAAATCCCTGCGTTTTGTATTCACTCTACCGTCCTCGAAAACCTGGTTGTCAGTTACAGAAACGCGGATATACACCGGAGGGGTAACGATACCAAGTTGCGTTCAAAAAGGACAAAAGCATTTACGATTTTAGATTTTTGATTTACGAATCTGGTTTGACAGGCTTTTATAAATCGTAAATCATAAATCGTACTTTGTAAATCATTTCTGGTTAAAAAGCAAATATTTGAATGCAAATTGGTATGACACGCCGATACACTATCCGGTATCGGCATCAGCCCCCGTCAGCGTTCATCCGCGTTTTATGGAATACCCCTGTTCAGTATCCGTGTTTCAGGCGAAAAGTTCCCGCGCTCTGCGGACCGAATCGGTCAGGTTGAGACCGTTGACACACCGTACGAGGCACTCATCGCAATCGCCGCAGACTTCCACCCGTGACGTTGCAGGCAGACGGTCGTAGTTTTCGCGGGCAAGACCCATATCCCCGTACCCGTACGCATAACCGAGGCAGCGGTTGAGATCGCAGATTTCCATCCCTTTCGGACACTGGCCGGAACAGCCGGTGCAGCCGGCAACACTATGGCAGTAGCTGCCTTCTATGCGCTCGCTGTAACGTTGCAGCGTTCGGTTCTCATGGAAGCTCATCTTCATACCCATGACCGGAAGATTCTCCTGAAGCTGATCGAACGTGGTCATGCCCGGGATAGTCGTATCCACATACGGGTTCTGGAGCACCCACTTGAGAGCGGCCTGGTTTATGGTGATATCGCCCATCTTGTGATCGGGATATCCGCTTCCCTTGAGCTGCGTCTTCATGCCGATAATGCCGAGACCGGCTTTCCGGGTGCGCTCGATCGCGGCGGTCACATCATCGCCCGACTTGTAGTTGTAGGCAACGAGCATGTGCTCCCAGAACTTGCTTTCGACAGCGGCGGCAAGCAGTTTTTCATGATTCTTGTGGATAGAAACACCGACATACCTGCACAGGCCGTCTTTTTTTGCCTTTTCGAAAGCCTTTATCCATTCGGCGTTCAGCACTTCTTCGCGCTCATCGGGCATATGCATGAACATGATGTCCACATGATCGGTCTGGAGACGTTTGAGCGACAGTTCCATCATGTCGCGAACCTGCTGTGCGGTCCTGCCGGCGCAATGCACCTTGGTTACAAGGACAACCTTGTCGCGCTTCGTTTTCATGACCGTGCCGACAATTTCCTCGTTGACACCCTTCATGTACCCGTGGGCGGTATCAAGATAATTGATTCCCGCATCGATTGCGGCATGGATCAGTTCGGCGTCCCTTGTGTTCATCGCCCCGAATCCAAGCTCCGAAACCTTGATCCCGGTGGAGCCTAATTTACGGTATACAACGCCCTTGGCATCCGATGATTCCGCCGCGAAAATCCGCCGTGTGCTCAATCCCCATGTCGCGATCGACGCGCCGGCGACGGCACTGCTCTTTAAAAAAGTCCTTCGGTTTGAATTGATGTTCATACGTAAGAACTCCTTTCATGTTTAATAATTGATTTATTTTTGATCTATAATACGTGGATATTCGACAGAAGGGCGGTTAAAAAGTGTCAATTTCAAGCGCCCGCTCAATAGTAACCAGTACTGACAGAGCCGCTATATTTTATACACCGTTTGCGCGGAAAAGATGCACAATCCCTCAAATATTTATATCTACCGTCAATAGTGTCCGGTTAAACTTCATTTCAATCTGTATAATGTATTGAAAACGCTATGGTTTTCAATGAATCTACACAATGCTTGATGTAATATCTCTTATTATTTACAACAGCCCCCTTCGGCGCTGACGCGCCTGTTTCCTCCGGAGGGGGCACCATAGTGTGGAGCTTGCAGTTATGTCCTGCCCCCTTGAGGGGGAAGGATGTCACGAAGTTACAGAAAGGGGGCTTTTTAAAATTTATCCGGACACTACTGGTCTACAGCGTCTTTTTGACAACGTTCAGCGTCTCGGGATCGAGCTGACCGAGCCCCATCTGCGATGAGTAGACCAAGTGCTGAATGTTCTTCCCTTTCGCTTCCCTGTTGTTCCAGGGAGTGAGCTGCACCGCGTACGCATCGGTCGCCACGGGGTCTTTCCCGGCGACGATAGTGTTGAGCTCGGCCACCTTGCCAGGCCCCTGCGGGCCGCGGGTTGTCAGCGCCCTGATAGCGTCCACTATGGTGAGATCGGCCTTGATGATGGTTGCCAGATCGGCGAGCGACTGGTTGAAATCGGCCGAGTTGTGATAGGCGATGCGATCCCAGACAAGCCCCAGGTTTCCCTTGATCCCGAGGCTGACAAACGAGGCGCTGTGCGATTTTGCCACGGGGAGATTGATGAGCACATCGACCTCGTCGATAATTCTGGCGACCTTCGTACTCTTCATGACTTTACCGTCGGGAATGGGCGTCTCCTTATAGAGGTCTTCGCTTCCGGGGAGCATGAGCACCGCGTTCTTAGTCTCCTTGACCACCGCCGCGACAGGCGCCTTGTCGCCGATAATGGCGGCATCCTGAAGCGGATGATCGACAACGAGCACCTGTTTTGCCCCCGCTTCGAAGCACAGGTTCATGACCGCACGTATCACTTCGGGATTCGTTGTCGCCGCGCGCTCGACCGGCGATGCAAACGATAGATTGGGCTTGATTGCCACCCGCTGGCCCTTTTTGACGAATGCACCCATACCGCCGACAGCGGCAACGGCGGCTTTCACCGCAGCCGGGATATCGGTTCCCACTGCGACACCGATATCTGCGGCGCCCTGGGCGTATACCCTGCCGGTGAAATACGGCCCGCTCACTGCTGTTACAACGGCGCCTGTTTTAAGAAAACCACGTCTCGATATCATGATTTCACCTCTTTCGCCTGTATTTAATATGGTGTCTCATTCCGGTCGGAATGAACACTCCGTTCTATTTCCACGAATCACTATATAAACGTTGCATATGCCCTGTACCCTTGATTTTTACGGTCACTCCACAAATCCCGGCGGGAGATCGCCCTCTTTCTGTCCGGGCTGCTCCCACGGCTGTGGTTGAGGTTCACCCGCGCCGGAGCTTTCTTCCTGTGTTTTGCCGAAAAACTCCTTCTGGTCGTCCTTTTTGTGCTCCTCGCGAAGCTGCCTGACACGGTCGGTTATATACGAGCCCTCGTTTTTACGTACCTCGTTGATCGGTGTTACATGTATCGCCGCCGGGCCGTTCACCGGACACCCGAATTCGCACTGGCCGCACCCGACACACTTGTCCTCGATTACATACGGCCGCTGAAGGGTTCCTTTCTCATCGGTAACCATATGGAATTCGACCGCATCATACGGGCACACCTCGTCGCAGATGAGGCATATCTTCCCCTGTTCCCAGGCGATGCAGCGCTGACGGTCGATGACGGCATTGCCGATGACGGCGTACTGCTTTTCATCGAGAGGCAGCGGACGGATCGCCCCGGTCGGGCAGACCTGCCCGCAGAGATTGCACCGTTCTTCGCAGGCGCCTACACGCGGAGTGAGGGCGGGAGTAAACAGCCCCTCGAAACCGCCCTGAAGCAGGGACGGCTGAAGGCCATGGGTCGGGCAGACCTTCATGCACTCACCGCACCGCAGGCAGGCATCGAGGAAATCACGCTCGATAAGCGCACCAGGGGGCCGCAGAAGTTTATCATCGATTGTCCGCGTCATCGTCATCGTCGTTCCTGCCGCAAGGCTGGCGATAATTCCGCCCGTGCCCGCAGCCATGAGCCTGCGCCGTGACGGATTGAACTCGAACCGCTGTTCGCGGCCCGCTCCACCGAAGGTTATGGCTCCGACCGGGCACACCGACTCGCAGCGCTCGCACTGGATGCACTCGCGGGATGAGGTGCCCTTGTAATCCTCGCCGATGGCGTTCATCGGGCAGGCCTGGGCGCATTTCGAGCAGTTGATGCATGTATCGCTGACACGCCGTCCCCACAGAGGAAACCGCGACAGGAGCGAAAGCAGCGCGCCGAGCGGGCAGAGGTTACGGCACCAGAACCGGCGCTCAACAGCGACAAGACCGACCGCAGCGAGGAACATGAACAGGCTCGTCAGTCCCAGACGGAAGGCGGGCTGTTTCAGCGACAGCATGGAAAGCTGGAAAAAGCCCATCTTCATCGCGACCGGACGGATCAGGTTCAGGATTTCGTTGACAGCGAGCATGATGAAGGGATGAACGTTGAGAGTCATGACCCGGAACAGAAAAACGAGCGGATCGAAAAAGAGGACAGCGGTAAAACCAAACACCGAGCCAACAATAAGAAATACAATAAGATAGTATTTTATATTCTTGAAGCGTCCTTTACCAAACGGTATGTTCTCCTTTTTATCTTTTCGCGGGAAGAGCCGCGTCGAGAAGTCGAATATCGTCCCCATCGGGCACAACCAGCCGCAGAACACCCGCCCGAGAAGCACGGTCACAACAACGGTAATAAGCGAGATGAGGAGCGCGAGCTTGAGCGGGCTCCTCGAAAGAACCATGACAAGCGTAACGAGCGGATCGAGATTGAAAAAGAAATTTTTACTGTAGATGTCGGTATACGGATACGATACCCTGAAAAAGATCGCGAGGAAAAAAAGTAAAAAAAAGCCCTGAATATACGGGCGCAGCCTCGATAAAAAGGCCTGCGGTCGAACGGTCTTTCCGGTCACTGTCTTCTCATCGTGGTTTAGGGTTAAAAAACAATCAATCATGTATTAAACGATCATAAACACAAAGGGTTCCCTGACTATCAACAAATATCACCGGACTTGTGATATTTTTTCCGATACTCCGCTGCTGTTTCCGTTCCTGAGCAGGTATCTGCCCGGCCGGGAGAATGAATTATCCGTTTTAAGGCATCGTTTTTCTCAATATTTTCCCGGGCAGCGCGCCGGTATGCTCGCCCTCGCTGATAACCTCCCGTCCGTTGACGATCACATACGGGATGCCTCCGGGATACTGATGCGGATCGGTATATGTCGCCAGGTCGATGACCGTGTCCGGGTCGAAAACGACAATATCGGCGAAAGCGCCTTCCTCGATGCGGCCTCTCCCGGTCAGTCCGAATTTCGCGGCGGATACCGATGTCATCTTTCTGACAGCTTCGGGGAGGGTCAGAACCCCCTCATCACGGACATACCTGCCGAGCACACGGGGAAATGTCCCGTACGACCGTGGGTGCGGTTTCCCCTTCGACAGCGGGCCATACGGCGCAATCGCATAGCCGTCCGAACCGGTAACGACAAGCGGATGGGCGAGCACACGGCGGAGATTGTCCTCGCTCATGACGTATTTGACCACGCTCACCTGCCCGTTTTCATCAACGAGAAGGTCGCGCATGAAGATGAACGGTTCTTTACCGGCTTCCTGCGCTGCTTTAAGGATGGTCGAGCCGACGAGACCTTCGTTTTTACTATTCTGAACCGAGCTGATCATGACGTTGTCCCACGATCCCGCTTTTCTGCCTTCATCCTCTATGTACGCTGTGAGCCTGGCTTCGAGCGACCTGTCGCGGAGGCGGCCGAGGAAATCCCCCGTCGTGCCCTCGCGTACCCAGAGCGGGAAGAAGCTCGCCAGACCTGTCGAGGACGCCGTGTACGGATACCGGTCGGCAAGGATGGGGATACCCTGTTTGGAGGCGCTGTCGACCGCATCAAGGAGGCCATCGATTTTCGGCCAGTTTTCCGGATTCATGACCTTGAGATGAGACACCTGGAGGCTGACACCCGACCGGTGCGAAACGGTTATGGCTTC of bacterium contains these proteins:
- a CDS encoding 4Fe-4S binding protein — translated: MTGKTVRPQAFLSRLRPYIQGFFLLFFLAIFFRVSYPYTDIYSKNFFFNLDPLVTLVMVLSRSPLKLALLISLITVVVTVLLGRVFCGWLCPMGTIFDFSTRLFPRKDKKENIPFGKGRFKNIKYYLIVFLIVGSVFGFTAVLFFDPLVFLFRVMTLNVHPFIMLAVNEILNLIRPVAMKMGFFQLSMLSLKQPAFRLGLTSLFMFLAAVGLVAVERRFWCRNLCPLGALLSLLSRFPLWGRRVSDTCINCSKCAQACPMNAIGEDYKGTSSRECIQCERCESVCPVGAITFGGAGREQRFEFNPSRRRLMAAGTGGIIASLAAGTTMTMTRTIDDKLLRPPGALIERDFLDACLRCGECMKVCPTHGLQPSLLQGGFEGLFTPALTPRVGACEERCNLCGQVCPTGAIRPLPLDEKQYAVIGNAVIDRQRCIAWEQGKICLICDEVCPYDAVEFHMVTDEKGTLQRPYVIEDKCVGCGQCEFGCPVNGPAAIHVTPINEVRKNEGSYITDRVRQLREEHKKDDQKEFFGKTQEESSGAGEPQPQPWEQPGQKEGDLPPGFVE
- a CDS encoding D-aminoacylase; the protein is MNRRLFIRKSAPGAVLTLNAFLSGCSKGAAYDLVIQGGTVYDGLGGPGIGADVAVLGDRIVKIGRSISAKRALKVIDARGLAVAPGFIDVHTHTDIHLLVNPQAESKIRQGVTTEIGGNCGGSVFPWSDKAAGENKAGLYSEYGVDADWKDVRGFFSRLEKTGMALNYATLLGHGTLRDFVMGPYDRPPTAEELEHMKQLVREHMDAGVVGLSTGLIYTPGSFAATDELVELCSEVARYGGVYATHMRDERDRVLEALQEAITVSHRSGVSLQVSHLKVMNPENWPKIDGLLDAVDSASKQGIPILADRYPYTASSTGLASFFPLWVREGTTGDFLGRLRDRSLEARLTAYIEDEGRKAGSWDNVMISSVQNSKNEGLVGSTILKAAQEAGKEPFIFMRDLLVDENGQVSVVKYVMSEDNLRRVLAHPLVVTGSDGYAIAPYGPLSKGKPHPRSYGTFPRVLGRYVRDEGVLTLPEAVRKMTSVSAAKFGLTGRGRIEEGAFADIVVFDPDTVIDLATYTDPHQYPGGIPYVIVNGREVISEGEHTGALPGKILRKTMP
- a CDS encoding DUF362 domain-containing protein produces the protein MISRRGFLKTGAVVTAVSGPYFTGRVYAQGAADIGVAVGTDIPAAVKAAVAAVGGMGAFVKKGQRVAIKPNLSFASPVERAATTNPEVIRAVMNLCFEAGAKQVLVVDHPLQDAAIIGDKAPVAAVVKETKNAVLMLPGSEDLYKETPIPDGKVMKSTKVARIIDEVDVLINLPVAKSHSASFVSLGIKGNLGLVWDRIAYHNSADFNQSLADLATIIKADLTIVDAIRALTTRGPQGPGKVAELNTIVAGKDPVATDAYAVQLTPWNNREAKGKNIQHLVYSSQMGLGQLDPETLNVVKKTL
- a CDS encoding aldo/keto reductase, with the protein product MNINSNRRTFLKSSAVAGASIATWGLSTRRIFAAESSDAKGVVYRKLGSTGIKVSELGFGAMNTRDAELIHAAIDAGINYLDTAHGYMKGVNEEIVGTVMKTKRDKVVLVTKVHCAGRTAQQVRDMMELSLKRLQTDHVDIMFMHMPDEREEVLNAEWIKAFEKAKKDGLCRYVGVSIHKNHEKLLAAAVESKFWEHMLVAYNYKSGDDVTAAIERTRKAGLGIIGMKTQLKGSGYPDHKMGDITINQAALKWVLQNPYVDTTIPGMTTFDQLQENLPVMGMKMSFHENRTLQRYSERIEGSYCHSVAGCTGCSGQCPKGMEICDLNRCLGYAYGYGDMGLARENYDRLPATSRVEVCGDCDECLVRCVNGLNLTDSVRRARELFA